The Paracoccus sediminicola genome has a segment encoding these proteins:
- a CDS encoding DUF6973 domain-containing protein has protein sequence MFVLGLRPQQIADRITALPRQFAPKPEPKSSERNGGCTDLPEVKLPDTGSGRRGGEPPVKVEPLGDGTGSGIVDAAKGAKDGVLIAEGVDGLNGEGDSAYLRMTPAIGAAGNLRVAELGGEAMLGADMRVTQNGEGDDATYTLRYEKHALAGATGKMGTDTLGRGRADKTGEDLPVDAAGKAALSGQSFDAVEMTFDSKEDAIRAAETLQRLTLADAAGDVFGATGPGLGPIGIATGSGGNPLANPLNGDGAPGPLAQRLAGVSAEDMAHLEENITAYESTFGGRQRLALELGGDVKHFDAAVEGRVDPTQRITRRVELATDTQAGSLSYTMRAGVDVTGSQKLKKGFEAQGAGIGGRVANLKDLASASTEVTLNYELPANTDPTRSPGGRPVPEYDALTGKGDLELDSVQLRQEAEFSAQSLHDPSRTDLRRLSAEVTLNDPDQIKTAMSRLRDGDFEGAAAASGAEVELNSQEISRSGVDTVSGVSFDFGIGNVDASVIFESGVDEITAEHSLTVSAGHPKAVAEGLPGGMARSTGATRIPPGPEDDGKTFVVTPWSGAAMRDAPGGAQDTVIQSGSFLRDTGDRGTDAAGNDFIKVSGTDVNDRPVEGWVAADILAPHSSATGAMDATGRTNPSLEHQRYDAVTVENDDNLWDLAKQYGADPQEMVALNRDHLQNPSLIFKGDTVYMPGTSRGPEPETIAQPATPPAASSPLAPERATSERSGSPGSEVPTNPEPTSGAEPGRVSDDETSPDLPSGSGAQPVPPGYPGSASSPQPSPGPVYGPQNPAPTASEAPAETDPAAPSPAPAAGPGDAGGRADLDRILQEYQVREDQMVEEYRPKFAGVEISVFPAQRVTRAEADLLDRLSAFELKDMKDIKDAAYARADAQIPQTGADGMPVAGGNDGHNDAFRHAYWNATMTSRFGEDYAASFATAHEGVPNNQADREAMDLYNNEVGRRIAVENPDATADELADLVYAALENGELLVIDGQNELAYSDQVAIGATGIADDAPHFGGNAPPQLDDATS, from the coding sequence ATGTTTGTCCTGGGTCTTCGCCCGCAGCAGATCGCCGACCGGATCACCGCATTACCGCGCCAGTTCGCCCCCAAACCCGAACCGAAATCGTCCGAGCGCAATGGCGGATGCACCGATCTGCCGGAGGTGAAACTGCCCGATACCGGCTCTGGCCGGCGCGGCGGTGAGCCACCGGTCAAGGTCGAGCCGCTTGGCGACGGCACTGGCTCGGGCATCGTCGATGCCGCCAAGGGCGCGAAGGACGGGGTTCTGATCGCAGAGGGCGTCGACGGGCTGAACGGAGAGGGCGATTCCGCCTATCTGCGCATGACCCCCGCCATCGGGGCGGCGGGAAATTTGCGCGTGGCGGAACTCGGCGGAGAGGCGATGCTGGGCGCCGATATGCGGGTGACGCAGAATGGCGAGGGCGATGACGCCACCTATACGCTGCGCTATGAAAAACACGCGCTTGCCGGTGCGACCGGGAAGATGGGCACCGATACTCTGGGTCGCGGACGCGCTGACAAGACGGGCGAGGATCTGCCCGTCGACGCCGCCGGGAAGGCTGCGCTCAGCGGACAGTCCTTCGATGCGGTCGAAATGACCTTCGACAGTAAGGAGGACGCGATCCGCGCCGCCGAAACGCTGCAACGACTGACGCTGGCGGATGCTGCAGGCGATGTGTTCGGTGCGACCGGCCCCGGCCTGGGGCCTATTGGAATTGCGACCGGCTCTGGCGGTAATCCTTTGGCAAACCCGCTGAACGGGGACGGCGCGCCGGGTCCACTCGCGCAGCGTTTGGCGGGAGTCTCGGCCGAGGATATGGCCCATCTCGAGGAGAATATCACCGCCTATGAATCCACATTCGGGGGACGTCAGCGCCTCGCGCTGGAACTGGGCGGCGATGTTAAGCATTTCGACGCCGCCGTCGAGGGCCGTGTCGATCCGACCCAGCGGATCACGCGCCGCGTCGAACTGGCCACCGACACTCAGGCGGGCAGTCTGAGCTATACGATGCGGGCGGGAGTGGATGTGACCGGCTCGCAAAAGCTGAAGAAGGGTTTCGAGGCGCAGGGTGCCGGGATCGGCGGGCGCGTCGCGAACCTCAAGGATCTCGCCTCGGCCAGCACCGAGGTAACGCTGAACTACGAACTTCCCGCCAATACCGATCCGACCCGCTCACCCGGCGGTCGACCGGTGCCGGAATATGATGCCTTGACCGGAAAGGGCGATCTGGAACTCGATTCTGTGCAGCTTCGTCAGGAGGCCGAGTTCAGCGCGCAGTCGCTTCATGATCCGTCCCGCACCGATCTGCGCCGTCTTTCGGCAGAGGTCACGTTAAATGACCCCGATCAAATCAAAACCGCCATGTCGCGGCTCCGCGACGGCGATTTCGAAGGCGCGGCGGCCGCGAGCGGTGCCGAGGTCGAACTGAACAGCCAGGAAATTTCGCGCTCCGGTGTGGACACTGTGAGCGGGGTCAGCTTCGACTTCGGGATCGGCAATGTCGACGCCTCGGTCATTTTCGAAAGCGGCGTGGACGAGATCACCGCCGAGCACAGCCTCACCGTCTCAGCCGGTCACCCGAAGGCGGTCGCGGAGGGGTTGCCGGGCGGCATGGCGAGATCAACCGGCGCCACCCGGATCCCGCCGGGACCGGAGGATGACGGCAAGACATTTGTTGTCACACCATGGAGCGGTGCGGCCATGAGGGACGCGCCCGGCGGGGCGCAGGACACGGTGATCCAGAGTGGCAGCTTTCTGCGCGACACAGGCGATCGCGGGACCGATGCCGCCGGAAATGACTTTATCAAGGTCAGCGGCACCGATGTGAACGATCGCCCCGTCGAGGGCTGGGTCGCCGCCGACATTCTGGCCCCGCATAGCAGCGCTACCGGCGCGATGGACGCGACCGGGCGCACCAACCCGTCGCTGGAACACCAGCGCTATGACGCGGTGACAGTGGAAAATGACGACAATCTCTGGGATCTTGCCAAGCAATACGGAGCGGACCCGCAGGAAATGGTGGCGCTGAACCGCGATCACCTGCAAAACCCGTCGCTTATCTTCAAGGGCGACACCGTCTATATGCCCGGCACTTCACGCGGACCGGAGCCGGAGACGATAGCGCAACCGGCGACGCCTCCGGCTGCGAGTTCGCCGCTCGCGCCCGAGCGCGCAACCTCCGAGCGTTCAGGGTCGCCGGGAAGCGAGGTGCCGACCAACCCGGAACCGACATCCGGGGCGGAGCCGGGTCGCGTATCGGACGACGAGACCTCGCCTGATCTTCCAAGCGGCAGCGGTGCGCAGCCCGTGCCGCCCGGATACCCCGGTTCTGCCAGTAGCCCACAGCCGTCGCCCGGCCCGGTTTACGGACCGCAGAATCCGGCACCGACTGCCAGCGAAGCGCCCGCGGAAACCGATCCCGCCGCGCCTTCGCCCGCGCCGGCAGCTGGTCCCGGCGACGCCGGTGGTCGCGCTGATCTGGATCGGATCCTGCAGGAATATCAGGTCCGCGAGGACCAGATGGTCGAGGAATATCGCCCCAAATTCGCAGGCGTCGAAATCTCGGTGTTTCCGGCGCAGCGCGTGACTAGGGCCGAAGCCGATCTGCTGGACCGGCTGAGCGCGTTCGAGCTGAAGGATATGAAGGACATCAAGGACGCCGCCTATGCGCGGGCCGATGCGCAGATCCCGCAGACCGGTGCGGATGGCATGCCCGTGGCCGGCGGCAATGACGGGCATAACGATGCTTTCCGCCACGCCTATTGGAATGCGACGATGACGAGCCGCTTCGGCGAGGATTACGCCGCATCCTTCGCCACGGCGCATGAGGGCGTGCCCAACAACCAGGCGGATCGCGAGGCGATGGATCTCTATAACAACGAGGTCGGACGCCGCATCGCCGTTGAAAACCCCGATGCCACTGCCGATGAACTCGCCGATCTGGTCTATGCGGCGCTTGAGAATGGCGAATTGCTGGTTATCGACGGCCAGAACGAGTTGGCTTATTCCGATCAGGTCGCCATCGGAGCGACCGGGATCGCCGATGACGCACCGCATTTTGGCGGAAACGCTCCGCCGCAACTCGATGATGCGACCTCGTGA
- a CDS encoding DUF1236 domain-containing protein has protein sequence MYKIFAATTAASLVFAGTAFAQTAATAGTDLNLRAGPGVQHEVTGVITGGDEVSVVGCIESANWCEVNYGDQNGWAYGDYLAAKVGEEFKPIYPNRQEIGVTIIESEEIDPEEQGQNAAVGAGTGAAMGALIAGPLGAIVGATAGTAAGAAATEPEETVTTYVEENPQEPVMLEGEVVVGAGIPEEVTLYDIPENEQYQYVTINGQRVLVNPDDRKIVYVYR, from the coding sequence ATGTACAAGATTTTCGCAGCCACCACCGCCGCTTCGCTGGTTTTCGCGGGCACGGCCTTTGCACAGACCGCCGCAACTGCGGGCACCGATCTGAACCTGCGCGCCGGTCCCGGCGTCCAGCATGAGGTGACCGGCGTCATCACCGGCGGCGACGAGGTCAGCGTCGTGGGCTGCATCGAGTCGGCCAACTGGTGCGAGGTGAATTACGGCGATCAGAACGGTTGGGCTTACGGCGATTATCTGGCCGCCAAGGTCGGTGAAGAGTTCAAGCCGATCTATCCGAATCGCCAGGAAATCGGCGTTACCATCATCGAGAGCGAAGAGATCGACCCTGAAGAGCAGGGCCAGAACGCCGCCGTCGGCGCAGGCACCGGTGCCGCGATGGGCGCGTTGATCGCCGGCCCGCTGGGCGCCATCGTCGGGGCGACGGCAGGCACCGCTGCGGGCGCCGCTGCAACCGAGCCGGAAGAGACCGTGACCACCTATGTCGAGGAAAACCCGCAAGAGCCGGTCATGCTGGAAGGTGAAGTCGTCGTCGGCGCCGGTATCCCGGAAGAAGTCACGCTCTACGACATCCCGGAAAACGAGCAGTATCAGTATGTGACCATCAACGGTCAGCGCGTTCTGGTGAACCCGGACGACCGCAAGATCGTTTACGTGTATCGCTAA
- a CDS encoding NAD-dependent succinate-semialdehyde dehydrogenase encodes MTKHATDLKMQLKDPSLLETRAYVAGEWIDADDGKTFQVTNPARGDVIAEVADLSRAEVARAIDAAAEAMKDWSARTAKERAQIMRKWFDLMMDNQEDLGRILTAEMGKPLQEAKGEIAYGASFIEWFGEEAKRVYGETIPGHQPDKRLTVIRQPIGVVGSITPWNFPNAMIARKCGPALAVGCGFVGRPAAETPLSALAMAVLGERAGLPKGIFSIVTSSRSSEIGKEFCENPLIRKLTFTGSTAVGRILLAQAADQVLKCSMELGGNAPFIVFDDADLDAAVEGAMASKFRNNGQTCVCANRIYVQSGVYDAFSKKLAAAVEKLRVGDGMEDGVTTGPLINEDAVEKVQEHIADVVDHGGEIVTGGKRKDGLFFEPTVVTGVTDEMKVATEETFGPLAPLFRFDSDDEAIKKANNTIFGLACYFYARDITRITRVQEALEYGIVGVNTGIISTEMAPFGGVKQSGLGREGSRHGIDDYLEMKYICLSI; translated from the coding sequence ATGACCAAGCATGCCACCGATCTCAAGATGCAGCTCAAGGACCCCTCGCTTCTGGAGACCCGCGCCTATGTCGCGGGCGAGTGGATCGATGCCGATGACGGCAAGACGTTTCAGGTGACCAACCCGGCGCGCGGCGATGTCATCGCCGAGGTTGCCGACCTGTCCCGCGCCGAGGTGGCCCGCGCCATCGATGCCGCCGCCGAGGCGATGAAGGACTGGTCCGCACGCACCGCCAAAGAGCGCGCCCAGATCATGCGCAAATGGTTCGATCTGATGATGGACAACCAGGAGGATCTGGGACGTATCCTCACTGCCGAGATGGGCAAACCGCTACAGGAGGCCAAGGGCGAAATCGCCTATGGCGCCAGCTTCATCGAATGGTTCGGAGAAGAGGCCAAGCGTGTCTATGGCGAGACCATCCCCGGCCACCAGCCCGACAAGCGGCTGACCGTGATCCGCCAGCCCATCGGGGTGGTCGGCTCGATCACGCCGTGGAATTTCCCCAACGCCATGATCGCCCGCAAATGCGGCCCGGCCCTCGCCGTGGGCTGCGGCTTTGTCGGACGCCCCGCCGCCGAGACCCCGCTTTCGGCCCTGGCCATGGCGGTTCTGGGCGAACGCGCCGGGCTGCCGAAGGGGATCTTCTCGATCGTGACCTCCTCGCGCAGCAGCGAGATCGGCAAGGAATTCTGCGAGAATCCGCTGATCCGCAAGCTGACCTTCACCGGCTCGACGGCGGTGGGTCGGATCCTGCTGGCGCAGGCAGCGGATCAGGTTCTCAAATGCTCGATGGAGCTGGGCGGCAATGCCCCCTTCATCGTGTTCGACGATGCCGATCTGGATGCGGCGGTCGAGGGCGCGATGGCGTCGAAATTCCGCAATAACGGCCAGACCTGTGTCTGCGCCAACCGGATCTATGTGCAGTCGGGTGTCTATGACGCCTTTTCGAAGAAACTCGCTGCCGCCGTCGAAAAGCTTCGCGTCGGTGACGGGATGGAAGACGGCGTGACCACCGGCCCGCTCATCAACGAGGATGCGGTCGAGAAGGTGCAGGAACATATCGCGGATGTGGTGGATCATGGCGGCGAAATCGTGACCGGCGGAAAGCGCAAGGACGGGTTATTCTTCGAACCGACCGTCGTGACCGGCGTCACTGACGAGATGAAGGTCGCGACCGAGGAAACCTTCGGCCCGCTCGCCCCGCTCTTCCGCTTCGACAGCGACGACGAGGCGATCAAGAAGGCCAACAACACCATCTTCGGCCTCGCCTGCTATTTCTACGCCCGCGATATCACCCGCATCACCCGTGTGCAGGAGGCGCTGGAATACGGGATCGTCGGCGTGAATACCGGCATCATCTCGACCGAAATGGCACCGTTCGGTGGCGTCAAGCAATCGGGTCTTGGGCGCGAAGGCAGCCGGCACGGCATCGACGACTATCTGGAGATGAAATATATCTGCCTGTCGATCTGA
- a CDS encoding P1 family peptidase — MQQGRRNLITDIAGLRVGNAHDEALRSGTTVLAADKPFAAAVHVMGGAPGTRETDLLAPDKLVEQIDALFLSGGSAFGLSAGDGVMDGLRAQGRGFAVGDARVPIAPGAIVFDLLNGGDKGWTGNPYPALGRRAFDAAGDAFEIGTAGAGFGAMTGTLKGGLGSASTVLDCGVTVGALVVINALGTVTMGDGPHFWAAPWELGGEFGGLGLAPNPDPGHEPLPVKQSGEATTIAIVATDAALSKAALQRLATAAHDGMARAIVPSHTPFDGDLVFSVSTGEKPLPDPAVTPFQLGHAAASVLARAIARGVHAARQRPGDLQRSWHQIADPAG; from the coding sequence ATGCAGCAGGGACGAAGAAACCTCATCACCGACATCGCCGGTCTGCGGGTCGGGAACGCGCATGACGAGGCGCTGCGGTCGGGCACGACGGTGCTTGCTGCGGACAAGCCCTTCGCGGCGGCGGTGCATGTCATGGGCGGCGCACCCGGTACGCGAGAGACCGATCTGCTGGCCCCCGACAAGCTCGTCGAACAGATCGATGCGCTTTTCCTGTCGGGCGGCTCTGCCTTCGGGTTGTCGGCGGGGGATGGGGTGATGGACGGGCTGCGGGCGCAGGGGCGCGGCTTTGCCGTCGGCGACGCGCGCGTGCCCATCGCGCCGGGGGCCATCGTCTTCGATCTGCTCAATGGCGGCGACAAGGGCTGGACAGGCAACCCCTATCCGGCGCTGGGACGCCGCGCGTTCGATGCGGCGGGGGACGCATTCGAGATCGGCACTGCAGGCGCAGGTTTCGGAGCGATGACCGGCACGCTGAAAGGCGGGCTCGGCTCGGCCTCGACGGTGCTGGATTGCGGCGTGACGGTCGGAGCGCTCGTTGTTATCAATGCGCTCGGCACTGTCACGATGGGCGATGGGCCACATTTCTGGGCCGCGCCCTGGGAGCTCGGAGGAGAGTTCGGCGGGCTCGGCCTGGCGCCGAACCCCGATCCCGGCCATGAGCCCCTGCCGGTGAAACAAAGCGGAGAAGCCACGACCATCGCCATCGTCGCCACCGACGCGGCGCTGAGCAAAGCCGCGCTGCAACGGCTCGCGACGGCAGCGCATGACGGCATGGCCCGCGCCATTGTGCCCAGCCATACGCCGTTCGACGGGGATCTGGTCTTTTCTGTCTCGACCGGCGAAAAGCCGCTGCCGGACCCGGCCGTCACGCCGTTCCAGCTCGGCCATGCCGCCGCCTCGGTGCTGGCGCGCGCGATTGCCCGCGGTGTCCATGCCGCCCGGCAACGGCCCGGAGACCTTCAAAGAAGCTGGCACCAGATCGCTGATCCGGCGGGATAA